The nucleotide window TCGGAAACAAGATGTGATTTTCCCGGTCCTCCTATAGAAGGATTACATGACATCATTGCTATATTATCAATAAAAATCGTAAACAAAGCTGTTTTCATTCCCAGTCTTGCCGAAGCCAGAGCTGCTTCCACACCAGCATGTCCTGCTCCTACCACTATCACATCATAATCAGTATTCATTGTTTCTCCTCTTCATCTATAAAATTATCTCTTCTATCTTTTTTCAAAGTAAAAATTACTGTATTATTATATCATATTCTTTGAAGAAAATCTTTTTTGTTTGATCTCTCTCCATACTTTTACAAAATAAAAAGATTATCTATAAAAATTCATAAATAACCTTTTCTATTATCTATTCTTTCAAACTCAGTTCTTTTGTACAGTTCCCCCTATCAGCTGTTTTTGCTGCTTCTTCATTGGTTTTTACTATTCCGCAAAGCTTGGGCTTTCCCTTTTCAAAACCTATTACATAGAGTCTTGATTGAAACTTTCCTGTTAATTCATCTTCATAGGCTTCTATACGAAATATTAGTGCTTTTACTTCTCCGGTTTTATCTACACGCCATTCTGCGACACCTTCTTTTATATGAGGCCATGTTCCGAAGTCTCCCCCCATTACTTCTTTACTTGTTGTCCATATATTTGTCCCGTCGCTTATATCTATCCATTCTCTTCCTGACTGAAAAACCTTAAAAATACGATAATTTTTATATGACGGGCATTCTACAGCAGTATTCTCTTCTTCATACGGATAAATATTTCTAAACTTGCCTGTTGGGCGTTTACAATTTTTATCTTTTGTTGATGTATAGACACTCTTATTCTGTGTTTCTGCTGAAAATGCTAAAATTCCAGTAAAAAATAACATTAATATAATAATCTTCTTCATCTTTCAACTCCTTGTTTTTTTTAATAGAATAGCAAATATTCTTAATTTTTTCAATGCATTATTTACTTTTCGTTATATTTTTTTGTATAAATAAAAAAGATTATCTATAAACTTTATAAATAATCTCATTTACTATCTATTTTTCCTGCTCTGTTAATCTCAGTTTTATTGTACAATTCCCTTTATCCGCCATCTTTACGGCTTCTTCATTTGTCTTTACATTTCCGCAGTATTTAGAAACTCCGTTATCAAAACTAATTACATATAATCTTGAATGTACTTTTCCCATAACATCAGGATCCTGCGCATCTACACGAAATATAAGTGCTTTCGCTTCGCCTGACTTTGTCACCCGCCATTCGGCAACACCTTCTCTTAATGCCGGAAAGTGTCCAAAATCCGCATTAAACACTTGATCTACTGTAGACCATGTATTCACACCATCGCTTATATCTATCCAAACTCTTGAATCATCATATACTGCAAATACTTTCATCTTTTTATACCCTGGGCATTCTTCCGCGCCATAGCCGTAGTCGTCATTTACAGGGTAGAGTTTCTTGTATATTCCTGTGGGACGTTTGCAGTCTTTTGATTTCGTGGATGTATAAACACTTGTCAGCGACTCTGCTGAAAATGCCATTATTCCCGAAAAAAATAATGCTAATGCTAAAATAAATTTCTTCATCTTTTCTCTCCTTGTTTTCTCATAGAATAACAGATATTTACTATTTTATCAATATATTATTTAATTATAATTATATTCTTCACACATACAAAATAACCACTATTTTTCCTTTATCAAAAATAACATCTGCCTCATCTTCAAGTATCACATTACTCATCAAAATGGAGCTTTCTCTTTTTATATATCTGTTTAAAAGAGGGTACTTAAAACCCTTTAATGTAATATTTTCTATCTCACTGTCAAGCGATACTATAGACAATGTTTTTCCCTTTTTTCCTGAAATAGAAAAACTTTTATCCCTAAAGAAAATCTTTTCCGTTTCTGTGAGAATTACAAGTTTTTCATATTTTTCCATAAGCATAATATTATTCAGGGTAAAATCTATTCTTTTTCCTAAAGCTCCTACGACATATATTTTTTCATAGTTATCATATCCCATCTCTTCCAAAACAAGCTCAAAATCAGAATAATCCTTATCAGGAGAAAATTTTTCCGTTTGTATTCCCATTTTCATCACTTTTTCCAGAGTCTCAGGCTTTATAGAATCCAGATCTCCATAAATGCACTTTGGCTTGTATCCCTTTTCAATACAATAATTCGTTCCGCCGTCAGCACAAAAAATATCAGTCTCTTTATCTATAATCTCTTCAAAGAAATCATCCCTGTAACTATACTCCCCGTTTAAGAATATAACTGCTTTCATTATGATTCCTCCATATTTATTTTATTATTTTACTGTAATTTTTATTTCTTTGAGGAATATTCATTACTTTTATTTTTGGATATCCCAAAGCTAAAACAATATGAGGAATATAATTTTCCGGTATCCCGAATTCTTCTTTCTGTCCATTGCTCATCTGAGAGAAAAACATACGGACTATTCCATTCCAGCAGCTGGCAATATTAAGACTCTCTGCAGCCAGAAGCATATTCTGCGATGCGGCTGAAACATCTTCTATTGGTGTCAAATCTTCCTTCTCATAAGATA belongs to Sebaldella sp. S0638 and includes:
- a CDS encoding thiamine diphosphokinase; protein product: MKAVIFLNGEYSYRDDFFEEIIDKETDIFCADGGTNYCIEKGYKPKCIYGDLDSIKPETLEKVMKMGIQTEKFSPDKDYSDFELVLEEMGYDNYEKIYVVGALGKRIDFTLNNIMLMEKYEKLVILTETEKIFFRDKSFSISGKKGKTLSIVSLDSEIENITLKGFKYPLLNRYIKRESSILMSNVILEDEADVIFDKGKIVVILYV